The nucleotide sequence AGGAGCCGATGCTGACGGCGGCGCTTGCGGTGCTGGTGGCATTCCTGTCGGCGACGCAGGATATTGTCATTGACGCTTATCGGGTTGAGATTCTCCGTGCCGATCAATATGCCGCCGGGGCTGCCATGGTGCAGTTCGGCTATCGTATGGGCATGCTGGTGTCGGGGGCGGGGGCGCTGTTTCTGGCCGACCGGATGCCCTGGGGGACGGTGTTCGCGATTGTGGCGGTCATTCAGGCAGTCGGGGTGGTGGCGGTGCTCATGAACCCCGAACCGGCCGCGCGCGGGGCCGAGGATCTTGCGGCCGAAGCGGCGGTGGCCAAACGGGTCACCGGGCGCTCAAGCGGACTTGCAGCCTGGCTTTATGTGGCCGTGGTGGCGCCATTTCATGAATTCATGACCCGGAACGGCGTCGGCACGGCGTTGCTGATCCTGGCCTTTATCGTGTTCTATAAATTCGGCGATGCGCTTGCGGGCAGCATGACCAACCCGTTCCTGATCAAGCTCGGCTTCACCAAGTCGGAGATTGCCGAGGTGGTGAAACTGTTTGGTCTGGTGGCGACGCTCGCCGGGCTCGCGCTTGGCGGGGTGATGATCCGCCTGTTGGGCTTGTTCCGGGCGCTGATGATTTGCGGCGTGCTGCAGTTGTTGTCGAACCTGATGTTCGTGGCGCAGGCCACGGTCGGGGCCGATATCGGGTTTCTTGCGCTCACCATCGCGGTTGAGAATCTGGCGGGCGGCATGGGGTCGGCGGTGTTCGTGGCCTATCTGTCCGGGCTGTGCAATCTGGCCTTCACCGCGACCCAGTATGCGCTGCTGAGTTCGCTCGCTGTGGTCGGGCGCACGGTGCTATCGACCGGTGGCGGGGCCATTGCCGAGGCGGTCGGCTGGGTGCATTTCTTCATGCTGACCAGCCTGGCCGCCGTGCCGGGTCTGTTGCTGTTGCTGCTGTTGCGGCGGGCGGGCATGGGGCTCCGGACCGCTCAGTAGCGGCGGTTTATAGGATTGCCGCTCAGTAGCGGCGGTAGAGCCCGCGCCGTCCATCGCGGTCGAATTTGCGGATGAGGCGAAAGCCGCAGCGCTCCATCAGCAGCATCAGGCTTTTTTTCGGGAACTCCCACAGGCCGCCTGCACCGATTTCAAGATAGAGGATGCCGCCCGGCCCGAGCTTCGCGCGCATGTCGAGCAGCGGGCGCGCCGGATCGGGGCTTTGTTCGAGCCGGCCGACGATGGCCTCTGTTGCCCC is from Govania unica and encodes:
- a CDS encoding AmpG family muropeptide MFS transporter, which gives rise to MAEASLSRLKHALAVYGDRRVLSILLFGFSSGLPLALTGSTLSVWLADIGVSLKTIGFFAAVAMPYALKFLWAPLVDRVRLPGLAPLMGHRRSWMLVTQLALMAAIVALGNSVPQQEPMLTAALAVLVAFLSATQDIVIDAYRVEILRADQYAAGAAMVQFGYRMGMLVSGAGALFLADRMPWGTVFAIVAVIQAVGVVAVLMNPEPAARGAEDLAAEAAVAKRVTGRSSGLAAWLYVAVVAPFHEFMTRNGVGTALLILAFIVFYKFGDALAGSMTNPFLIKLGFTKSEIAEVVKLFGLVATLAGLALGGVMIRLLGLFRALMICGVLQLLSNLMFVAQATVGADIGFLALTIAVENLAGGMGSAVFVAYLSGLCNLAFTATQYALLSSLAVVGRTVLSTGGGAIAEAVGWVHFFMLTSLAAVPGLLLLLLLRRAGMGLRTAQ